The genomic window GAGAACGGATGCCTCGACCAGCGGCCAGGCGCGGGCGAAGACGCGCGTCAGCTCCTCGTTGCGGGCGAGCGCTCGGCGCAGCTGATGCAGCGGCACCTCCTCGCCGTCGGCCTGGTCGATGAGGACGTCGAGCACCGTCTCCCACACCTGATCGCGGGCCTCGTTGTGCGGAGTCCCGGGCTCGGCCGACGCGAAGGCCTCCGTCCAGTCCTGTGTACTCAGCCAGAGCTCTCCCCACGGCGTCTCGATGAGGAGGGGCTCTGTCGGCGGCTCCTCGTACAGGCGGACGGCGGGCTCGATCGCATCGATCATGCGTCCGTCGGCCTTGAGGCGCGCGACAGCGGGGTCGGACTCGACCGCGGCGATGGAGCCCTCCGCGACGAGGTCGCGCAGCGTGCAGGTCTGCACGCTGTCTTCGCCGAGGCTCGGGAGCACATCCTCGACGTAAGAGAGATAGGCCGGGCTCGGACCGACGAACAGCACGCCGCCGCGGCCCTCACCGAGGTGCGGATCCGAGTAGACGAGATAGGCGGCGCGGTGCAGGGCGACCACCGTCTTGCCGGTCCCGGGTCCGCCGTCGACGACGAGGGCGCCGCGCGAACCGGCGCGGATGATCGCGTCCTGGTCGGCCTGGATCGTCCCGAGCACGTCGCGCATGCGCGGTGAGCGGCTCGCGCCGAGGCTGGCGATGAAAGCCGACTGATCGTCGAGGGCGGCGTTGTGGTCGAGCCCCTCGGCGGTGAACACCTCATCCCAGTAGTCCGTCACCCGGCGTCCGGTCCACCGGTAGCGGCGGCGGCTCAGGAGACCCATCGGCTGGGCGTGGGTCGCGGCGAAGAACGGCTCGGCCGCCGGCGTGCGCCAGTCGACGAGCAGCCGCCGGCCGGCGGCATCCGTGATTCCGAAGCGTCCGATGTAGACGGGCTCCGAGCCGTCGGCGGGCACCATGCGGCCCAGGCACGCGTCGACGGAGAACCGGCGCAGCACCCGCAGGCGGGCCGAGAGCCGGTGGATCTCGAGGTCGCGTTCGAGCGCGGCCTGACCGCTTCCGCCGGGTTGCCGGCGCAGAGTCTCGAGGCGGTCCTCGATGCCGGCGATGGACTGGCTGAGGCTCTCGGACAGGGCGGCGAAATGCTGCTCGTCGTCGCCGATGAGGGCGGGATCGGACTTGGCGGAGAGACGTTCGGGCAGGTGGAAAGGGCTGGTCTGGATGGGGTTCACGGCATCTGCTCCTGGCGGATCTCGCGACGCGGCGTTCAGCGGGGAAGGGGCGGGGAGGCGTCGCGATCGACAAGTATGCGCCCCCAGGGGGCCCTTGCCGCAAGGCCCCCTCCGGCCGTTATCCTGGTAAGGGCAGGGAGTTGCGCGAGGCGGACGCGGAGGTCCGCGCCGGCACCTCATCCGCGGGGATCTCACCGGCGTTCGTGGTGCGGCCGTGCGTTTGTCGTGAGCGCGACGGCGCCCTCTGCGCGCAACGTGCCCGGGCGGAGCCCCAGCGTCCATTCGGCGACGTCCGACACGAAGTGCTCGTAGGGCTCCTGCGAGGGCTCGCCGCTGTTGTTGACCGACGCGCTCTGGCCGTCGACCGCCATCAGGATGCGCGTGCCCGCGACGTACGGATCGACGTCGGCGAACTCGCGCGCGGCGACGCCCTGCTCGATGATGTCGACGATGCCGGCCTGGTTGAGCGCCTCCTCTTCGACGAGCGCCTCGTTCAGGGCGGGGCTGAAGCGCGACAGGTGGCGCGCGTTCAGCCAGAGACGCGCGAGATCCCACGATTCGTGGCTCTCATACCCGGCGACGAGCCGCGCCAGTCGCTCTGTCGCGGTGCCGTCGCGGCGGAAGAGCTGCGCGCGCTCACCCGAGGCCGCGCGCACGAATGCGGCGACCACCAGGTCTTCTGCGGCGGGGAAGTAGTGGGTGATCAGGCCGGGGCGCACGCCGAGCCGGTCGGCGACCGCACGCAGCGTGATGCGC from Microbacterium sp. ProA8 includes these protein-coding regions:
- the helR gene encoding RNA polymerase recycling motor ATPase HelR gives rise to the protein MNPIQTSPFHLPERLSAKSDPALIGDDEQHFAALSESLSQSIAGIEDRLETLRRQPGGSGQAALERDLEIHRLSARLRVLRRFSVDACLGRMVPADGSEPVYIGRFGITDAAGRRLLVDWRTPAAEPFFAATHAQPMGLLSRRRYRWTGRRVTDYWDEVFTAEGLDHNAALDDQSAFIASLGASRSPRMRDVLGTIQADQDAIIRAGSRGALVVDGGPGTGKTVVALHRAAYLVYSDPHLGEGRGGVLFVGPSPAYLSYVEDVLPSLGEDSVQTCTLRDLVAEGSIAAVESDPAVARLKADGRMIDAIEPAVRLYEEPPTEPLLIETPWGELWLSTQDWTEAFASAEPGTPHNEARDQVWETVLDVLIDQADGEEVPLHQLRRALARNEELTRVFARAWPLVEASVLVSDLWSVPAYLRRCAPWLTPDEVDALQRTAASDWTTSDLPLLDAARRRLGDPAASLRRRQRDARLAREREYMAQVVERLKDAGDEMMQWLDGEDLRNSLVDESVLDAADPDLLAGPFAHIVIDEAQELTDAEWRMLLARCPSRSFTVVGDRAQARHGFRESWKERLEQAGLTDVEIASLTINYRTPSEVMVEAEPVIRAAIPDANVPTSIRSSGVAVLRAAVAERDAILRDWLAGHPEGTAVVIGDASFVPEERVRSLTPELAKGLEFDFVVLFEPSAFGEGIEGAVDRYVAMTRATQQLAVLEG
- a CDS encoding TetR family transcriptional regulator, coding for MRKRPEERREEILAASADIALTEGLERITLRAVADRLGVRPGLITHYFPAAEDLVVAAFVRAASGERAQLFRRDGTATERLARLVAGYESHESWDLARLWLNARHLSRFSPALNEALVEEEALNQAGIVDIIEQGVAAREFADVDPYVAGTRILMAVDGQSASVNNSGEPSQEPYEHFVSDVAEWTLGLRPGTLRAEGAVALTTNARPHHERR